The genomic region TCTTTAAGACCGTTCCTCCGCCCCCAGTGGAGGGGGACAATGGACCTAGCGATCAGGACGTCAACTCCACGTTCGCGATCAAGACGATCACCGTCAACGGCTACCCGGCCGGCGGGGCGCCCCGCTGACCTATCGGCCCAACCACACGAGCACAGGACCTTGAGAAAGCGAGGAATGAGCGCCCATGTCAGAACTGCTGAACCGGCTAGCGGGAGCAATCAGTTTCATTCACGACGGTGATCGCAGCAATGCCACGGCGACCTTGGACTATTGCGCGTCACTGGACCCCAATCAGTGCGACGTCTGGATCACGTACGCGGCCGCAGTTGGAGGTGTTGCTGAAGGAGAAGTCCTGAAGCGGATCATTGCTACGAAACACACTGTCTACGGATGCTTTTCGCAGCTCACAGACCAGCACGTGCAGGTCATCCTGAACAACATGCCTCACCTGCCCTTGGGCTTCGCGGGTCTGCGGGCTCCTCTGGTCAGCACCACGGGCATCGACCTGGCCTACGCCGCGTCACTGGCTCTGGATCGCCAGTTCGACTCGGCCTATGACGCACTCTCGAGGCTGCAGGGCGAGCATGCGCAGCTTTTGCGAACCTGGCTCTACCACACCACGTCTCGGTTCACCGACGTTCTGGACGAGGCCAGAAACTTGGTCGGCTCCAACGATGCACCGACAGACACCTACGCAAGCCTGTTTCTCGGAATTGCCCACGCGCACCTGGGAAACTTTGAGGCCGCCCGCGATCATCTGATCAGCGTGATGCCCACCGAGGCTACGCGAGTTGATGCCGAGGCGGCCGCCGAGGCGGCCTACTGGATCGCGCTGACGTGGCGCGAGGAGGACGATCAGCAAGCCGCCTCGCAATACCTACAGCGCGCAATAGCGTTGTCGCCCCAGCGCCGTTTCCAAGCAGCTTTTGACAGCCCCGATATCCGCATCCGGCTCACACGCGCGGAGTTGATCAATGGCCGCACAAGACGGTGGGATGTCGAGTCCGAGCCGACGCTGGCTCAGGCTCAATCCCAGGAGATGTCCTCCAAGCGCAGCGGGTTGCTTGAGGAGGGGTTGCACGAACTCGATACGCAGATCATTGGCATGGATCACGTCAAGGCTTCGATCAAGCGGTGGACGAACTACAGCCGCGGGCTCGACCAGCGTCGGGAGCGCGGCAAACGCGCTCGAAAGTCCTCCAAACATCTGGTCTTCGCGGGGCCGCCGGGAACGGGAAAGACGACAATCGCGGCCATCGTGGCGAAGATTGCTGCTGGCCTTGGGATTATCGAGACGGACAAGTTCGTCGTAGCAACCAAGGCGAATTTGGTCGGCGAGTACTCCGGCCACACCGGACCCAAGACAAAGGCCAAGTGCGAGGAAGCCCTCGACGGGGTTCTGTTTCTCGACGAGGCTTACCAGCTGGTCTCCGACACCGGTTCTGGCGGCTCCAAAGACTCATTCGGCGCTGAAGCTGCGACCGAGCTCTTGGCGTTCATGGAGAACAACCGTGACCGGGTGGTCGTGATCATCGCGGGGTACGCCGACGAC from Mycolicibacterium sp. TY81 harbors:
- a CDS encoding AAA family ATPase, whose product is MSELLNRLAGAISFIHDGDRSNATATLDYCASLDPNQCDVWITYAAAVGGVAEGEVLKRIIATKHTVYGCFSQLTDQHVQVILNNMPHLPLGFAGLRAPLVSTTGIDLAYAASLALDRQFDSAYDALSRLQGEHAQLLRTWLYHTTSRFTDVLDEARNLVGSNDAPTDTYASLFLGIAHAHLGNFEAARDHLISVMPTEATRVDAEAAAEAAYWIALTWREEDDQQAASQYLQRAIALSPQRRFQAAFDSPDIRIRLTRAELINGRTRRWDVESEPTLAQAQSQEMSSKRSGLLEEGLHELDTQIIGMDHVKASIKRWTNYSRGLDQRRERGKRARKSSKHLVFAGPPGTGKTTIAAIVAKIAAGLGIIETDKFVVATKANLVGEYSGHTGPKTKAKCEEALDGVLFLDEAYQLVSDTGSGGSKDSFGAEAATELLAFMENNRDRVVVIIAGYADDIDRLLATNEGWSSRFTTRFDFASYTIDELISLAQLWCKEEEYVLPDEAVEFLRSKARALYADHGPSGRKVIDELGNGRFIRNLMEAASEIALGDAMDTELGGAVDDDALEVLTVASVEQAFDELTRKALGGKAA